AATACAGGGATAACCATGCGTGATTATATCGGAAACTACCGCAGAACACTTATTCAAAAAAGAATGGCCAGCGGATACTACAGTCTGAAACAAATTGTACTCGAATTTGGACTAACCGATGAAAGTCATGTCAGTAAATTACTAAAAAATAAACAAAACCTATAATTCATTCCATCCTGTAGAACCAGTTGTTCGTCGGTGTGTTTCTGCCGTTGGTCAATTTCTTCTATCTGGCATTCCTTATTTGACTAATTTGGTCTTAAAGTCGATTGTTATAAAAAACAATAATCGTATTTAAAGCTCAGCCTTGATTGCATTCATGTGAAAAGAGGCTGGGTATTTGCTAATATCATTGTTTAACAAAATTGTCAAACATTAATATTAAAAACAGGTCACAATGCCAGTAAAAGATAAAGGAACAGAACAACTAATTAAAGATACCGCCAAGAAATTGTTTTTTGCGGATGGAAAGTTACATGCTACAACTCAGGACATCGCCGATGCCGCAGGTGTAAACAGAACTCTTGTTCATTATTACTTCAGATCCAGAAAACTATTATTTGAGCAGGTTACTGAGGAGGCTATGAATGAATTGCGTCAGATCATGTCGGATGCTTTTACAGGGAAACTGACATTTAAAGAAAAATTAAAAAAACTGATCAATGTTTTCATGGATCAGACCATAGCCTATCCTTACCGGGAATTGTTTCTGATTACCGAGACTAACCGTTATAACCAGGAACATGCAGACGAGGTTCATGACACACATACTAAGCCGTTTCTGGCAGAGATCAAAGAGGAAATGGACAAAGGAAATATCCAGGTAATGGATCCCCGTCATTATATGATGAACCTATTTGCGCTAATGGCTTATCCATTACTATCAGCTAATCTGAGTAAAAGCTTTATGAGAATAAGTGATCAGGAATATCATAAACTAATGAAACAAAGAAAGCAGCTCATTTTTGAGATGATCTATCCTATAAAATAAATCGTATTCAATATAAATTCACAATAGAAACCAATCAGCAAGAAAAAGTAAATATGAAAACATCAATACAGATTGGGCTCCTGTTCATTACAGGACTAACCCTAGCCTCATGTGGCAACGATAAAAACAAAGCGGCACAGGCCGCAGCCGCAGCTGGGCAGGTTAAGGAATATAAAGTCCTGAAACTGGAACCCAGATCTGCTACATTAAATACAGACTATCCTGCAAGTATCCAGGGGCAGCAGAATATCGAAATCAGGCCAAGAGTAGATGGCTACATCGACAAAATATTTGTGGATGAAGGTGCGATTGTTAAAATCGGCCAGCCGCTATTCAAAATCAGCGCGCCGCAGTACGAGCAGGATGTAAGAACAGCGAATGCCAGCATTGCAAATGCAATGGCACAACTAAACGCTGCTAAATTGGCTATCAATAAGGTAAAACCATTGGTAGAGAAAGATATTGTAAGTAAATACGAACTGGAATCAGCACAGTACACTTATGAATCTGCACAAGCAGCAGTAGCCACTGCGAAAGCAAGTCTGGCCAATGCCAAAACGAATTTAGGATTTACCACCGTAACCAGCCCTGTAAATGGAGTAGTTGGTTCTATTCCTTTTCGTTTAGGAAGTTTGGTAAGCAGCACAACCGCAGATCCTTTAACCACTGTTTCCAGCATAGGTAACGTATATGCTTATTTTGCGCTGAATGAAAAGCTATTGTTAGATTTCACAAAAGATGGCAGTGGTTCATTTGCCCAGAAGCTGGCTAAATTACCTAAAGTGTCTTTATTACTTTCTGATGGATCGCCTTATACTGAAGAAGGGCGTATAGAAACAGTAAACGGATTAATTAATACAGCTACAGGTTCAGCAAATATCAGGGCCCGTTTCCCTAACCCTAAAGGTATTATCCGCAGCGGGAGCAGTGCAACTGTAAGAATCCCTAATGCTGTAAAGGATGCAATTCTGGTTCCTCAAAGCGCAACTTTCGAATTACAGGATAAACGCTTTGTAGTTGTAGTAGGGCAAGATGGTAAAACTAAAAATGTTGCAGTAACGGTAATGCAAAATACCGCTGGTAATTTCTTCGTGGTTGAAACCGGTTTAAAAGCAGGTGATCAGATTGTATTAGAAGGCGTTGCAACTTTAAAAGATGGTACACAGATTAAAGCAAATGCCGAAAATCCAGAAACTGTTTACGCAGATTTAAAATAAGAACAGATGTTTAAGATATTTATACAGAGACCAGTTCTCTCGACAGTAATCTCAGTGATTATTGTTATTCTGGGTATACTCGGACTCACGTCCCTGCCTATAGCCCAGTACCCCGATATTGCACCGCCAACAGTTAACGTTGCTGCCAGTTATACTGGGGCAAGTGCTGATGTGGTTTTAAAAAGTGTGGTTATCCCCTTAGAAGAGCAGATTAATGGGGTGGAAAACATGACTTACATGACTTCTACTTCTGCGAACGATGGTACAGTAAGTATCAGTATCTATTTCAAAGTAGGTACAGATCCGGATTTAGCCGCAGTAAACGTTCAGAACAGAGTTTCAAGAGCAACCAGTTTATTACCTGCGGAGGTTACTCAGGCAGGGGTAACGGTGACGAAAAGTCAAAGCAGTAACTTATTGATTTTCTCTTTATACAGTGATAATAAGGCTTATGACCAGACATTCTTGCAAAACTATGCTAAAATTAACTTAGTACCACAGATACAACGTGTTACCGGGGTAGGTAATGCATCCGTTTTTGGTGCCAAAGATTATTCGATGCGTATCTGGCTAAAACCAGATCTGATGCAACAATACGGTTTAATTCCGGGCGATATTACCACAGCACTGGCAGAACAGAATATTGAAGCTGCTCCAGGAAAATTCGGAGAGAACAGTAATCAGTCATTCCAATATGTTATCCGTTATAAAGGCCGTTTAACACAAGTAAATGAATTCGAAAATATAGTCATTAAATCGGCAGGTAACGGACAGTTATTGCGCTTGAAAGATGTGGCTAAAGTAGAACTTGGTTCTTTAAGTTATGCTTCTACCATTGAAACAGATGGTAAAGAATCGGTAGCGATGGCTATTAGTCAGACGCCCGGATCTAATGCAAGGGACGTAATTAATCAATCGAAAAAGATCATTGATGAGGCTGCAAAAACATTCCCCAAAGGAATTAAATATGCAACACTTGTCGATGTCAATGAAAACCTGGATGCTTCTATTGATAAAGTAATCCATACCCTGGTTGAAGCATTTATCCTGGTATTTATCGTTGTATTTATCTTTCTTCAGGATTTCAGATCTACATTGGTGCCGGCAATTGCGGTTCCGGTAGCGATTGTAGGTACTTTCTTTTTCCTGAACCTGTTTGGTTTTACCATCAATTTGCTAACACTTTTTGCTTTGGTACTCGCCATTGGTATTGTGGTCGATGATGCGATCGTAGTCGTCGAGGCGGTCCATGCTAAACTGGATCATGGCTATAAATCTGCCAGAAAAGCTACGATTGATGCAATGGATGAAATATCCGGTGCAATTATCTCGATTACTTTAGTAATGGCAGCGGTATTTATTCCGGTAACTTTTATTACAGGTTCTACCGGGGTATTCTATAAGCAATTTGGTATTACACTGGCAGTTGCGATTATTTTATCGGCAATCAATGCATTGACTTTAAGCCCGGCATTATGTGCTTTGCTGCTTAAACCTCATAAAGATGACAAGCATAATCAAACGTTTTTACAACGTTTCTATACTGGATTCAACGTTGCATTTGACAGCCTGACTAACCGTTATAAACGTTCTGTACAATTCCTTTCAGTAAAAAAATGGATTGTTCTAGGTTCAATTTTAATTGCCGGTGCAGCTTTGTTTTACATGATGAAAACTACACCTTCTTCTTTTGTTCCGGCAGAAGATCAGGGAACTATCTTTGCCAACATCAGTTTGCCGCCTTCATCTTCCATGGAGCGTACAGCAGCAGTGACAGTTAAGGTAGATAGTATTGCAAACACGATACCCGAAGTACAGCATACATTACGTATTGTTGGACAGAATTTCACCGCTGGTGCTGGTAGTGCATACAGTATGGTAATTCTGAAGTTAAAAACATGGGATCAGCGTAAACGTACTGTAGATGATGTTGTTAAAGAGTTATTTGGTAAAACTGCCGGAATCAGAGAAGCAAGTATCTTCTTTATTTCTCCGCCAACTATCCAGGGTTTTGGACAAAGCGGAGGTTTTGAATTTCAATTACAAGATAAAGGCGGACATAGTACGGCTGATTTCTTTAAGATCAACAATGAGTTTCTGGCTAAGTTAAGTCAGCGTCCTGAAATTCAGTATGCGACCACTTCTTTCAATCCTAACTTCCCTCAGTACATGATGGATGTAAATCTGGAAAAGGCTAAAGATGCAGGCGTTAGCGTGAATACTATTCTGCAAACCATGCAAGGATATTATGGTGGTTTGTATGCTTCGAACTTTAATAAGTTTGGTAAGCAGTACAGGGTAATGGTTCAGGCAGCTGATCAGTTCCGTGCTAATCCTGAAGGGCTGAACAAGATCTTTGTCAGAAATAGTGCAGGCGGAATGGCCCCAATTACTGAGTTTATAAAAATGAACAGAGTATATGGCCCTGAATCTATTTCCAGATTTAACTTATTTAGTTCTATTGCAATTACTGGTGCACCGAATCCTGGTTTTAGTTCCGGAGATGCAATTAAGGCAATTCAGGAAGTAGCAGCCCAATCTTTGCCTCAGGGTTACGGATTTGATTTCTCGGGCCTTACCCGCGAAGAGCTGGCTTCAGGAAGTGAAACCGTGTTTATATTTATCCTGTGTCTTGTTTTCGTTTATTTCTTATTGAGTGCACAGTATGAGAGTTATATCCTTCCTTTTGCGGTGTTGTTATCTATTCCGTTTGGGTTGGCAGGAGCTTATCTGTTCTCCATTATCTTTAAACTGAACAGTAATATCTATTTGCAGATTTCCCTGATCATGCTGAT
The sequence above is drawn from the Pedobacter cryoconitis genome and encodes:
- a CDS encoding TetR/AcrR family transcriptional regulator, translating into MPVKDKGTEQLIKDTAKKLFFADGKLHATTQDIADAAGVNRTLVHYYFRSRKLLFEQVTEEAMNELRQIMSDAFTGKLTFKEKLKKLINVFMDQTIAYPYRELFLITETNRYNQEHADEVHDTHTKPFLAEIKEEMDKGNIQVMDPRHYMMNLFALMAYPLLSANLSKSFMRISDQEYHKLMKQRKQLIFEMIYPIK
- a CDS encoding efflux RND transporter permease subunit, whose product is MFKIFIQRPVLSTVISVIIVILGILGLTSLPIAQYPDIAPPTVNVAASYTGASADVVLKSVVIPLEEQINGVENMTYMTSTSANDGTVSISIYFKVGTDPDLAAVNVQNRVSRATSLLPAEVTQAGVTVTKSQSSNLLIFSLYSDNKAYDQTFLQNYAKINLVPQIQRVTGVGNASVFGAKDYSMRIWLKPDLMQQYGLIPGDITTALAEQNIEAAPGKFGENSNQSFQYVIRYKGRLTQVNEFENIVIKSAGNGQLLRLKDVAKVELGSLSYASTIETDGKESVAMAISQTPGSNARDVINQSKKIIDEAAKTFPKGIKYATLVDVNENLDASIDKVIHTLVEAFILVFIVVFIFLQDFRSTLVPAIAVPVAIVGTFFFLNLFGFTINLLTLFALVLAIGIVVDDAIVVVEAVHAKLDHGYKSARKATIDAMDEISGAIISITLVMAAVFIPVTFITGSTGVFYKQFGITLAVAIILSAINALTLSPALCALLLKPHKDDKHNQTFLQRFYTGFNVAFDSLTNRYKRSVQFLSVKKWIVLGSILIAGAALFYMMKTTPSSFVPAEDQGTIFANISLPPSSSMERTAAVTVKVDSIANTIPEVQHTLRIVGQNFTAGAGSAYSMVILKLKTWDQRKRTVDDVVKELFGKTAGIREASIFFISPPTIQGFGQSGGFEFQLQDKGGHSTADFFKINNEFLAKLSQRPEIQYATTSFNPNFPQYMMDVNLEKAKDAGVSVNTILQTMQGYYGGLYASNFNKFGKQYRVMVQAADQFRANPEGLNKIFVRNSAGGMAPITEFIKMNRVYGPESISRFNLFSSIAITGAPNPGFSSGDAIKAIQEVAAQSLPQGYGFDFSGLTREELASGSETVFIFILCLVFVYFLLSAQYESYILPFAVLLSIPFGLAGAYLFSIIFKLNSNIYLQISLIMLIGLLAKNGILIVEFALERRRKGMPIVQSAVEGAVARLRPILMTSFAFIFGLMPLMFSSGAGAVGNKSIGTGAVGGMLIGTILGVFVIPVLFIIFQGLQEKISGPAKPSYDYDEEEEEEAQETKRIEGADEHKLLEPPTA
- a CDS encoding efflux RND transporter periplasmic adaptor subunit, giving the protein MKTSIQIGLLFITGLTLASCGNDKNKAAQAAAAAGQVKEYKVLKLEPRSATLNTDYPASIQGQQNIEIRPRVDGYIDKIFVDEGAIVKIGQPLFKISAPQYEQDVRTANASIANAMAQLNAAKLAINKVKPLVEKDIVSKYELESAQYTYESAQAAVATAKASLANAKTNLGFTTVTSPVNGVVGSIPFRLGSLVSSTTADPLTTVSSIGNVYAYFALNEKLLLDFTKDGSGSFAQKLAKLPKVSLLLSDGSPYTEEGRIETVNGLINTATGSANIRARFPNPKGIIRSGSSATVRIPNAVKDAILVPQSATFELQDKRFVVVVGQDGKTKNVAVTVMQNTAGNFFVVETGLKAGDQIVLEGVATLKDGTQIKANAENPETVYADLK